From Parasphaerochaeta coccoides DSM 17374, a single genomic window includes:
- a CDS encoding ABC transporter permease, translating into MLSKKKIIQFLVASIIFVIAVIWLYNQLSTNFMTYAENRDFKEMTLFARTAPDEFEQTEYDSWIRTVGDAIPGAVALYHLYDDASGKFIPVTGSPAALALWESNRNKPEFVRAEESVYYLEPLMLTQTYSVDASLDPGVLSGSRVRVAFIPVEDESGFGTEGAVMIMIPDVASSGYLSLLRTLLIGFAVIFVGIMFVLMFTRDPVTGFMVLGLFAIVFIFIAFPLLEAIRLSFTRDGHFSWQTWKDTLSPTYLVALWGSLRLGFLTATISTVLGYLFAFLVERTSFKKKKLMTTLATMPVISPPFSLSLSIILLFGNNGLISRQILHLNTSMYGLGGLTLVEVIGMFPIAFLTISGVLRQIDSTVEDASLDLQATRFQTFRSITLPLSVPGILSAWLLVFTNSLADFANPLLLAGDYRVLSTEAYMLVTGRSNLGAGAALSFLLLMPTLSAFLIQRFWVSRKSYVTVTGKPSTVLTELTAPAVRKTLTVIAWSVLGFIAALYLTIVAGCFVRNWGIDYSFTLDNWGEALRRGWTSIRNTVMLASIATPIAGLLAMMAAMLIVRKKFPFKRILEMLIMSPYAIPGTLIGISYILAFNKPPILLVGTGAIIVINYVIRELPVGLENGITALHQIDPAIEEAAADLGADVTTVFRTVVLPLVRPAFISSMSYTFVRSMTAVSAIIFLISARWNHLTVLIFNFSENLRFGLASVLSTVLIVIVLGVFALMQVLVKDDKLMQKSISTR; encoded by the coding sequence AGCAGACGGAATACGATTCATGGATTAGGACGGTAGGGGATGCCATCCCCGGAGCTGTAGCCCTGTACCATCTGTATGATGACGCATCAGGAAAATTCATTCCCGTAACAGGATCCCCGGCAGCTTTGGCACTGTGGGAAAGCAACAGAAACAAGCCGGAATTTGTCCGGGCAGAGGAAAGCGTCTATTATCTCGAACCGCTCATGCTCACCCAGACCTATTCAGTGGACGCGTCCCTTGATCCTGGAGTTCTCAGCGGCAGTCGTGTCCGGGTGGCCTTCATCCCTGTAGAAGATGAATCCGGATTCGGGACAGAAGGCGCTGTCATGATCATGATTCCTGATGTTGCTTCGTCCGGTTATCTCAGTCTGCTGAGGACGCTGCTCATAGGATTTGCCGTAATATTCGTCGGTATCATGTTCGTTCTTATGTTTACCCGTGATCCGGTAACCGGATTCATGGTTCTCGGATTATTCGCCATTGTGTTTATTTTCATTGCGTTTCCTCTGTTGGAGGCAATAAGGCTTTCCTTCACCCGTGATGGACATTTCTCATGGCAGACATGGAAAGATACCTTGTCACCGACCTATCTGGTGGCGTTGTGGGGTTCTCTCCGCCTTGGCTTCCTGACAGCAACAATCTCCACTGTCCTGGGGTATCTGTTCGCCTTCCTTGTGGAACGGACATCGTTCAAGAAAAAGAAGTTGATGACCACGCTGGCTACCATGCCGGTCATCTCGCCGCCGTTCTCGCTTTCTCTTTCCATCATCCTTCTTTTTGGGAACAACGGGCTCATTTCCAGACAGATACTTCATCTCAATACATCAATGTACGGACTGGGTGGTCTGACTCTGGTAGAAGTCATCGGCATGTTTCCCATAGCATTCCTGACAATCAGCGGAGTGCTCCGGCAAATAGATTCTACTGTCGAGGATGCGTCCCTTGACTTGCAGGCGACTCGCTTTCAGACATTCCGTTCCATCACACTGCCGTTGTCCGTACCCGGAATCCTCAGCGCATGGCTTCTGGTGTTCACCAATTCCCTGGCGGACTTCGCCAATCCCCTGTTGCTCGCTGGCGATTATCGCGTCTTGTCTACCGAAGCCTACATGCTGGTCACGGGACGGAGTAATCTGGGGGCAGGAGCGGCGTTGTCATTCCTTCTGCTGATGCCTACGCTCTCGGCGTTTCTGATACAACGGTTCTGGGTATCCCGAAAGAGCTATGTCACGGTGACGGGCAAACCGTCAACTGTACTCACTGAACTGACCGCGCCTGCCGTCCGCAAGACTTTGACAGTCATTGCGTGGTCGGTTCTCGGCTTCATCGCTGCTTTGTACCTGACTATCGTCGCGGGATGCTTTGTCCGCAACTGGGGCATAGACTACTCATTCACGCTGGACAACTGGGGAGAAGCCCTGCGCCGCGGATGGACAAGTATCCGCAATACGGTAATGCTTGCAAGTATAGCCACTCCTATTGCGGGGCTGCTTGCCATGATGGCGGCCATGCTCATTGTGCGCAAGAAATTCCCCTTTAAACGGATACTTGAGATGTTGATTATGAGTCCTTATGCCATACCGGGAACACTAATTGGTATCAGCTATATCCTGGCGTTCAACAAACCGCCCATTCTCCTGGTGGGGACAGGGGCCATCATTGTAATCAACTATGTGATTCGCGAGCTGCCGGTCGGCCTTGAGAACGGAATCACCGCGCTTCACCAGATTGATCCGGCCATTGAGGAGGCTGCGGCTGATTTGGGAGCTGATGTCACCACAGTGTTCAGGACCGTTGTCCTGCCTCTTGTCCGTCCTGCGTTCATCTCCAGCATGTCATATACTTTCGTGCGGTCGATGACTGCGGTAAGCGCCATCATATTCCTGATATCGGCACGGTGGAACCATCTGACTGTCCTGATTTTCAATTTCTCGGAAAACCTGAGGTTCGGGCTGGCAAGTGTTCTGTCCACAGTTCTGATTGTAATTGTTCTGGGAGTGTTCGCCCTGATGCAGGTGCTGGTCAAGGACGACAAGCTCATGCAGAAATCTATTTCTACCCGGTGA